aacatattTTATAACTGTAAATACATACGTCTTCTTTAATCCCTGCCCTTGTGTCCCTTCCAGGTCATTCAGCCTGCTGGAAAGGTTTCCACTAAAGTGGAGGAGGAGCGGAAGGACGAGTCGCCGGCCTCCTGGCGCCTGGGTCTGAGGAAGACGGGCAGCTACGGGGCGCTGGCGGAGATCACGGCCACGAAGGAGGCTCAGCGGGAGAAGGACACGACGGGCGTGATGCGCTCGGCCTCCAGCCCTCGCCTCTCCTCCACCCTGGACAACAAGGACAAAGAAAAGGTCCgtgaggggttttttttttgtgtgaaaacatctcaaaacaaatgtaacacaGATCACCCGTTTGATCCTCCGCCTACAGGAAAAGGACAAGAGTACACGACTCGCCTACGTGACCCCCAACGTCCCCAGGAGACTGGCGAGTACTTCAGACATCGACGAGAAGGAAAACAGGTCAGAGTGGCTCTGTGTGTTCACGCATGAGCAGCTCCTGCTGCCCACTGCTGTGTATTGcagggatggaaaaaaaaaacacacctacCTGCTctgcatggtgtgtgtgtgtgtgtcaccctgAGCAACcgctttttgtttgcttttgccatattttacacacaaagGAGCAGTAATTGGAAGAAAGCTGGATGAGTTGCAAAGACGCCTCCCTTCTTCGTCAGCGCATATACACTGATGTTAGGATTAATggaattattgtgttagtctgatGTAAAGCAGGCTGAGAAATTAGTTTTAGCCCCCTTTCTCCCCTTACACTCTACTTCCCCGGGTAATTTCGGTGGAAACGCGCCAtgattttttcccccagaatCCCAGGTGAATGAGAGAAGTGTGTGGCGAAACCAGGCGTACTATTGTGCCTTGTGCTTCCACAGGGACTCCACTGCTCTGATACGCAGCGGCTCCTACACCCGGCGGCGCTGGGACGACGACCTGAAGAACAACAGCGAAGGAAGCGCCTCCACCAACCGGACCTCCAGCTATCAGCGCAGGTTAGCCCCGAAATCGCGGGCTAAACGAAACCCGCCATCAGATCCCCTCTGCTCCTCACGTCTGATCTGATGTGTTCACtatcatcgtcgtcatcgtcaCGACGATGTAGACAAACACAGTACACTGTGCTTGCATTCTGTCATTAGCGATATTTATGTTCATGCTTTATTGCACAGCAGCTGCCGAGAAAGCATCGCAATGcggctttttattattatcatttgtttCTATCACTGTCATGTGATTGTGTTGCATGACTGTACTTGTCCTGTCATGGCACAGAAACCTAGACTTGGACTCGTGCGCTGCATTCATGTCATATGGGAAAATCACCAATATGGTGTTTAGATTACTTATAATTTTCAGGCCTTAAATTACATCTTTAAATCTGACTTCAGTGGCATTTATAGCTCTTTGCTGCTTATCGAGTGCTTGTTCAGTCTAAATGGATCGAGGTTTTTTTAGGTCCCCGCTGCTCTTCAAGTCTTTGTGGTGACGTCGGGAGCAGGATGCTAACTGGCGCTCCACCTGCTGTCTGCATTAAGACATTGTGTTGTGTCTAAAAACTGTAAAGTCTTAAAATGcagctgcttctgtttttgtttcaagaCTCCAGAGCTTTTTTGGGCAAAAACTGAGCAGTTTCTGAGTTACTTTGTTCTTCTTTTCACCACCGTGTTTCCTCGTTAGTAACAGGTCTCTGAAACTAAACAGACAAGTGCTtcaagtagagctgaaacaattacgtaatcgtcaactattttgggttgaagctttttttcatgataaaacaagatttctgattgtttcagcttcttaaatgtgaataaattattttgtttctttgttccaattgacaaagaaaccattaaaacatCAACAGACTTGTCGATTATGAAattaatccttagttgcagctctgagATCGTAAGGTGATTGTTGTAACAATAACCTATAAAAACCCAAAACAGCAGCCACTTCCCATGTGACATGAACGCATCAGTAGTTTGTCAAAGCTTGTAAATATATACGTGCTCCTCTGTTCTTTtatctgtctgtgtatgtgtgtgcgcccGCACCGCTAACATGCCTCTCTCGctccccacccacccacctGCCAACGCCACACCAGCACGTCCCATACACTAGCGCTAGGGCGGAGCGGCAGCACGCGGGACGTGCCGGCCAAGTCTTCGTCCACCTCCAGCTTGGACCCTAACGCCTGTAATACTAAACCCTGGCAGCCGCCCACCTCCTACTACCAGTCTTACAGCATTTACCGCAGGTACACCACCCGTCTCACCCTGGGGGGGGGGCAACGCTCACCGTCTCCATACCCActtgtcatctgtgtgtgtgtgtgtgtgtgtgtccacgctCTGCATACgtgtcaattatttttttttgttggtttgaaGAGATTCCTCAGTAGGTTAATACACTCAGAGATAACATCTGGCTTAATTTAAAAAGCACTTGTTACAGACGACTGcttaattaacattaaaacaacattaaaacatgcttGAAAATGCAGTCATTTAAGGATTAATGCTAAATAGGAGACAGATATACATGTACTATTTCTTCAGGTGCGGAGTTCCAGAATCTTGGGCCTATTATTGCGAGGGTTTTTAATCTATGCAAAACTCTTTTTAAACTCTGGTTTTATATGCTTATACTGTGAAGGTACCTTAAATTTGTATACAATGATATTTACTAATAATGACAATTAAACTAAACCCAACTCCAGGAATAACTTCAGACTTCACACACGATTGcataatttaacattaaatagACTCTTGGATGTGTAAAAACATACAGTTGAAGTTAAAAGATGTTTAAAAGTATTCAATCTTCACATAATTTAGAGTTAATTGTCATTTACCACAACGGTTTCAGAGTTGATTCGTTAGTCGTATTTTCACCTCCGATCCTCTACTTGAACCGCGCTCTGTCTCGTCTCACTTTATCCTCTCTCTTGACCAAAATCATGCAGCGGCTCTTTTGGCAGAAGACACGAGGACCTGAGCTCCTCGACCACGTCCTCCTCCACGACCACCACCACCTCGTCATCCGTTACCTCGCCCACAGGCCACCGCGGCCTGCTCTCCAGCCTGGGCTCCTCCTCCACACGCACTGGCTCCACCAGTCTCACCAGCAGGTAACGGCAACGGCAGCATTTATTCTccctttatttattcttatattttttttattcaacaatTGGTTACCTCTCAACCTCTCAAATAACTCTAAAATCAGGTACTGGTCAGAGGAGAgtgcagagagggagaaggagaaggagtcTGCTGCCGTCATCCCAACTATGAACACTGGCTCTACCACGACCACCGCGTCTACCACTACCACCACCGCCATATCTACCACTACCACCACCGCTGGCACTGTCCCCACGTCTGAAAGACGAAGGTAACGCACCCACATCTTCACCATCGCACACTCCTGACCCAGAACCACATAAATTAGCCCataaattaaattttacttCACATTATAGCTgagttttggtttaaaaaaaaggaaaaaaagaggaagctggttaataaaatggctgccagcagggacataAGGAAAAACTTTATTTCAGCCACCTAAAATAAGGCTCTCCTAATGAAATCTTTGTCTGCTTAAgtctaaaatgttttgaatATACTTTTCCTGgccagaaactgaagtttgtaaaccgcagTGTTTGAAATGCCTtttttggtatttatttttgaacaaatTAGTGACAAAAAAACGTACCTAATGAGATGGCGGTAGCCCAGCAGTGTCTGTGtcgcttttctctatgggctttggtgtgagggaGTGAACGGTGAacacaaactgcagttttacAGCCAGAAAAGTCTGCGTCATGGTGAAGTGGTTCTCAGAAAATGTGACACACTCCCTCTTAGAAGTCGGCTCAAGACTttaatgatcatttttattatgtaaatgtgttgtttgtcgCTGTAAATATGGTGTATGTTTAGTTCAGTATGTTTGTAGTGGCGACTAAGTGTCTACAATGTTTACTTACTATAtttattgactttgtttgttattattaacaaattaaatgaTCACGTCCAGATATttgaatgtaatatttatgtaaGCCGTTTAAAGAAAAGAGCTTTAACCTAAAAAGCCTCCGTCACTCAAACATTAATCTGGACACATTTCCTATGTTTGAGAaaagggtgtgtgtttgtgtgtctgtgtgtgtgatatctcCAGCTTTGCACACACAAGTGCAGAGAGGGAAGAGTTGTCGTGCGTCTGTCTGTGGGAgtaggagagtgtgtgtgtgtgtgtgtgtgtgtgtgcgtgcgcgtttTCCTGTTACTGTGCTGAAATAAGCCACCTGTCACGGTGCGAGTGGGGGCCGTCGCTGTGGGGCCGCTCCAGCGACTTCTCCTTATAAGGAAGGTGGACAGAAGCTGCACATTCTCCTCCTCAAGGCCAAAGCTCCACTCTGCTGGACACAGACAAGAATGAACCGATTGACTTCAAAGAAATCTCCTTAAAAGCTCCTTAAACGTAGAGATTTCAATCACGACATAACTCATAAGTCCTCTGTGATCGATTTGAATGTAACTTAtctaatttattcatttaaatcctTCTCCACTTAACAAAGTAGACGTTTAACAAAATCAACAGAACTGGATTTACATCCAAAAACAAGGAGAGAGACGTTGCAACAGTGGTTAAGATTAGACGCCAACAGCAACAGGTCATTTCTCACTGCTTTGCAGTCTCCAGTTGAGCTCCTTGGGCATTATGGGTAATATGGAACATGACGGAATCAAGTAATTACACCAAATTAaaccttgatttcttttttctgtgtgttttacatcagGTCATACCTGACGCCAGTGCGAGACGAGGAGTCCGAGTCCCAGAGGAAAGCTCGCTCCAGACAGGCCCGACAGTCGAGGAGGTCCACTCAGGTTCGTCTTTTAAACGTCAAAagtcctcctcctttttttttttttacacagagtTGACAGAGCCGGTGTCTCGTCATCGTCATCGGCAGCCGCAGCTGCTCGAATTGTGCTTTTATAGAGACGTGAGACCGCGTAGTAAACGTTTGTTATCATGTTGTTTCGAGCCTGTGCTCTTTGTGTACACTGGCAGCACTTAGCGTCTCCGTTATTACAAATAGCTGCTCGTTTTACAAGCCGACGGTGATTCGGCTGTTGTGACGTTGTGAATCATAAAACTCATACCCAGCAACGGTCTCCACATCACGAGGCTTAAAtattctctctcctctctcttccagGGCGTGACTCTGACCGACCTGCAGGAGGCCGAGAAAACGATCGGGCGGAGTCGCCCCATCAAGACCCgcgaggaggagaaggaggagcgaGAGAAGCAGGACaaagagaagcagcaggaggagaagaaggagaccGAGACCAAGGAGGACGACTACCGGTCAAAGTACCGCAGCTTTGAAGAGGTTCTTCTCTCTTTTGTCCAATCCGATTTCCAGAGCCCCATGACCTCAGATATTCAGAATCACAACTACAAATCGAAAGCACCATAATTCACACCTCGAAATATTTGCCTCCATCATCGCTCTTATCTTgtcgtttctctctctctcttccagcgCTACCGGTCCTTAtcgtcctcctccacctccgccATTTCCCCAGCCAGCACTGCCTCCACCCCGTCCTACTCCAGTTCCACACTGTCCTCCAGCTCCAGTTCCCTCCACAGGCCCAACAGCCTGTCGGGGATCACCTCCTCCTATAGCCGCTCCTCCAGAGACACCGAAAAAGGTAAAGTAAAGAGAAGTTTCTGTGAGCAAAGGTTACATTTGATTACcagagtattttgtttttacagtagcccacactGAGTTTTGATGCTGACAGAAGGCTGCATAGATTTTTCCAACACAAAGAGAGGAGTTACCACATGCAGTACCTCTAATTATAGTTGCTTAAGTCACCTTTTATACATATGGCCAGCGGTTCTGACCCGctggccatatgtttgacactcCTGATTTGGACTATTAACTTTTTTTAGTTGTTGGTGACTAATTATTGCCCTTATTGCATTATTTCCTGACCAGTCTTTGCACCTATTTTtcaggcaaaaagaaaaaatgtgtttgaaggtgtttttttaGGTGTGTGTAACTCAATCTTTGGTGTTGCgatttactgtttgtttgtttgtttgtttgttttttaacttcaTTTCCTTCGATGCTCAGAAGCAgacaagaaggaggaggagaaggagggagaggacaAGTCTCAGCCTCGCTCCATACGGGATCGCAGGCGGCCCCGCGAGAAGCGACGCTCCACCGGGGTTTCCTTCTGGACCCAGGACGTAAGTATTCATAATCATAATCTTAGTGAAGCGCAGCAGCCATTCACAGACTTTAATAACCCTTGTTTACTTCCAGGGTGATGAAAATGACCCTGAGCAGCAGTCGGACTCTGAGGAGAGCAGCACCAATAGAGAgccacaggtaacacacacactcacacactctcacaccctCTACGATTTCCATTTGATTCCCCGTGACGTCCCTCATCACGTCAAGGCCAGTCATGTCCACCATGTTTTTTGATATTTACTGCTCTGTCCCGCACAGCCGTTAATTCACCACCACACCTCCCTCACTCttatcttttttcctcctcaccaTTTGCGGCCTTTGAATTTTTTATGTCTTCCGCCTTCCGGTCATTGTCTGGTTGCCGCGGAGACCTTGCAAACCACCAGTCGACTCAGCCGTACGTCGTTATGCTTTGAAAACATGTGAGGGTTGAGGAAGTCTGGGTCACAGGGTTCAGTGGGACGGCATGGACTGAATTTTGTAGATGAGAGACGTGTAAAGGGGGGATTTTAACTGGAATAACTTAGAGTTTGTGCccatagtttagtttagttttgtagTAGTTTGTCTCAAATGCTCATGAGAAAAGCATTCGACTCCTCCCGGTATTTAAatgctgaacaattaatcgaactTTCAATTAAATCGCGATATGgtttactgcaattttcaaattgcaatATTTCGAAAAGTCCCATTTCAAAAGAAAGACATTCAAGACAATAAGCTTCATAAAAACCCACATGTATTCAGCACGTAGCTAGTTTCTTAGAGTTCTTGCCTACGGCAGCTTTAAAGGATGCTCGGATAAATTCCCGTTGACAGCAGATtagacaacaaacacatgtggAGTGTAGTTTTCCCTGGCTACGGTCTGCTTGTGTAAGTTCTCCCAGGCTCTCTGGAGAGTTTGAGTCAGATATGTTGTGGTGCCGCTCGATAAGCCTCGGGAAGCAGACTGCTGCACTTTCAAAATAGCTGGAAGTGCGACCCTCCGACACGACCTCCATATCTGATGTGAGACGCTGCGCGGGCCTCGGGGGAACACCGGCATCTGTTTTAAGAAACGAGACCCTCGGTGTAAATATATTAATGCGATTCACGGTTGGACTTGTCCACACTGTCCTGATGAGACAAAGTCTTCTTATGCTAATTCtccctttatttttgtttccctACAGAGTGACAGATTGTCCAGGTATGtttcctccccccctctccttACATCACATCCTTTCTTATCAGACATCACTTTTGTGCCTCTAAAGCGTCTTCACCCTTTCAGGAATGAGAGCACTTCGTCCATGGACCGCAACGACACTCTTTTCAGCCGTAGCTACGAGAGTCGAAGGCCATACTCGAGCCGACTGGACAGAGACGACACCACAGACTATAAAAAGGTATAAATTAATTAACCCCCATACAGCGCTGGGTGGATTTGTTCTTCGACGCACCTGTTGACTCGCCCGTGTCTTCAGCTCTATGAGCAGATCTTAGCCGAGAACGAGAAGTTGAAGGCCCAGTTACGCGACACGGACCTGGAGCTGGCAGACTTGAAGCTACAACTAGAGAAGGCCACACAGGTACGAGACGAAAATCATCGAAATAGCAGATTATATACAGAAAACAGCTGCCGGTGTTCATTCTGGCTGTTCAGGGTGACGTGGGTTGGATTCCTGGGTCAAGAAGGCATTGAAATGTTACAATCAGATCATCATCGTACTGCATGGACacatttagaaataaatgtgtgaaaataaatacgtgaaattttaacaaattcatcctgtgggccgattggaccctctggcgggccggttctggcccccaggccgtatgtttgacacccctggtatatGATGACGACAAAGGAAAAGTTCTGAGTTTCTGAGTATCATCTCAGTCAAATACACACCTCAAATATTAATACATGTCATGCTTAGACCTGAAATAGAggttaggtttgtttttttcaggttcCTAGAAACTTTCACTGCTAGCATAGCTGTGCAACTAGCTGCTATCTTCGTCTTAAAACTAGCAGCTAGCTTTTTAGCTCCTTATAATAATTATCAGCTCCTTTTTAAAGCAGCTCGCTTCTAAGCAACGAGCTGTTTATCTTCTTAAAACTAGCAGCTAGCTTTTTAGCTCCTTATAATAATTATCAGCTCCTTTTATAGCAGCTAGCTTCTAAGCAACGAGCTGCTATCTTCTTAAAATTAGCAGCTAGCTTCTAAGCAACGAGCTGCTATCTTCTTAAAACTAGCAGCTAGCTTTTTAGCTCCTTATAATAATTATCAGCTCCTTTTTAAAGCAGCTAGCTTCTAAGCAACGAGCTGCTATCTTCTTAAAACTAGCAGCTAGCTTTTTAGCTCCTTTATAATAATTATCAGCTCCTTTTTAAAGCAGCTAGCTTCTAAGCAACAAGCTGCTATCTTCTTAAAACTAGCAGCTGGGGAAAAAACATTAGAaaggtttatttgtttaatatatTTGTAGTTTATGTTCTCCTCtggtgtgttgtgctgtgttctCTGAATAATCTTGTTTGCGATTCTTATTATAATCAATCGTAATAATAACATAATCCAGATTTATTATtcacgtgtgtatgtgttgtctTGTGGTTGCAGAGGCAGGAACGCTACGCCGACCGATCACAGCTCGAGATGGAGAAAAGGGTAAGAACGACTGTATTTTGTCATAAACTTTACTCGTAATTTATAttaacctgtgttttttttttaaagcttaagaaaataaatagaaataaatgaaattgacCTGCTTTAAACGTGACGGTAACACTGCCGATGGGTTTATGTCTGAAGGTGACAAGCAGGCCCCATTATCATCTGGGTGGCGGTATGAATTCTCCCCtgtatcagtttttttttgtatcagtcttctctctgctgctgcctgtcgtCTCACGCGTGCCCTTGTGGCCCGAGAGGCTcagggggtcagaggtcagagggcagTGACGTCCTCCCTCCTCGCCACCCAGAACACCGCCACCTTCTCTAtcacgtgtttttttttatttttgatttcattttatttgaacctCAGAGGCAGCGTGTGGTCACCACTGTTGTTTTcccatgtgtgtgcgcgtgaaaGTATGTCaatctttaaaggtccagtgtgtaagagttagtgacatctaatggtgagactgcagataaCAACACAGATTTGTTCATAACACAGTGACAGTTTTGTGATAATTAACTTTTTTTGATTGCTTTCtacaatttacaatttttgtTCCGAGAAAGTTAATCAACAATAAATATGGCTGCCAATGGCCAATTAAACCACACATGTTGGAAGTCATTTATATCTTTGAGTTCCAGACTTtccacttctttctttttgtttttaaaaaacaaagataaagtAATTTAATGAGTTAAATCTATTAACACAAATATTGAACAGACACTCCAAAAATCAAGATCTAACTTTCTGGCTGCTATTCAAAATAAGTACATAAACggcttattttaaggctacaaaaccctatttcttttttaaattttaagcGATTATTCACTCAAACACATTTATAGGCCTTCTATTCAGTTTCCTATAAACCCACCTAacatgtttcacactggacctttttatttgtgcagGAAATGTTTTGGTAAATTTGTCCACATTTGAAGAACATGCGCACGTGTGTATGTTGTCatgctttcttttattttttttatttgaagtcaCTCGTTTGTTAATCATGCTGGCGTCTGTGCAGCCAacgacatcatcatcatcatcgtcattcaCCTTCATGTTTGTGTCCTCACACTATGAGAATGtcgtttatttattaaataaattttttaatgccaaaaaaagacattctgTCATATAATAATTTCATAAACTCATTCAACACATCCTTTAAACGTCTGCatacaaatttttttttcacttttaaacatCTTAAAAATCATCATCCATCACTGATTCTCATCCGGCTGTTGCTTGCAGACGCCTCTCACAGATCGTGCAACGTGTGAGCTATCGCTGCACCCTCAccacctcactcacacacctctTCATTTTACTGCAGTGTGAACTTTTAagttctgcgtgtgtgtgtgtgtgtgtgtgtgtccttttccGTTTCCTCGCCCGCTGAGTGACGTGCGAGTTGAGAGTCTGACCCTGTTTTCCTTCGCCTCGCAGGAAAGAAGAGCTCTAGAAAGGAAGATCtctgagatggaggaggaactTAAGGTACTgtagtgcgcacacacacgcagaattttctcttctcttcgtGTACAGTAGGGTTTGACGCACACTTACTGTTGTCACAGCTTGTTTGGAGGCGGTGATTTGGAGTTAGCCGCGACTACAGGAGCTTAAATTAAACCCACAAGTGTCTCCTTTTTATAGAAAATTATGGGTCATTCACATTCTTGAGAATGACACTAAATCTTTTTAGAAAATGTACACAGAACTGGAAGGATAAAGAGAAATTTAAAGCCAAAGTCAGTGCAAACAGttggaaagaagaaaacaacaggtagaaatggaaaatatcatgactgtgcttttattttgttaatcgTCTCGTGTTACACAGCAACAAAAAACTGCACGTGGTCCCGTGGCTGCACAAAAAGTGGCTAAATTTGACCTCACCTGTgagaaaatgttatgtttttacatCCCAGATGACACACGACGACTTTAAGTcatgagtttttaaaaaatttaagCTTTGTGTGCAGGATTGTGTTCTGGAACAGCATTGGTTAGAAACGCCCAACTCCGAGTCAGGTTTTTTGACAGAAAGTCGCGACAGAAGTACAAAAGTAACACCctacttgtttgttttcccataAAACTGTAAGTTTTGAAACAAAATTAATTACAGAAACAGATTTTACAGCAATCacggcacaaaaaaaacaataatcgGTCTTTTCTCTCGTTAAAAATATCATcgcagtgtgtttttctgtgtctttttgatGAGCGATAGACTAAATTCTTTGCTTATTGAAAGATGATTTCACAACCCATCTTAAATCAAACCAGACTAAATGACCAAAATAGAATAAAGGCTAAATATGATTATTCCcataaaaagaacaacatttttgttaacCCACAAGTTTAATTctcagaaaaagaacaaaaaaaacaagaacttgCTCCGTGTTTTCTTGTGCGTCTGTTAATCTGCTGAGGCCACAGCTGAGGTCAGCTGTTCTGTAATCTGTGTTGACACAGCGTCCGAAACTCTCGGACAATTAAACGTTCCTTTTTCTGGAGAAGAACTGCtttttgaggaggaggaggagagagggaaaacaaagtgTTCCTCCATCGCTGTGATAAcaaaagttgtgtttgtttttaggggCCGATCTCGTCTGttcccacaaaaaaaacaattaatcattccttttctcccatttttctAACAATTTTCCTTCTGTCCTCCCTTTTGTTCCTTCTTCTTGgccccctcctcttctcctcttcttcatttAAATCGTCCTGTCCTCCATTAATCCTCTTTAATTTTGCCATTCCTTCACTCTCCTCTGTTTCAATCGTTTCCTCCTCCGGTGTCTCCTTGTTCTCCTGTGTTGTGGTCCTCACCCccccctcacccctccctccctgcagaACCTCCCCCAGGTAAAGCAGGTTCAGGCCCTGCGGCAGGTTAAGGAGCGGCTGCAGGCTGAGAACCGGGCTCTGGCCCGCGTGGTGGCAAAGCTCTCGCAGTCCGCCTGCAGCCAGCTGCCCAGCGTCGACCTCTAAGCCACATCCgtctctcctccaccaccacctcctcctccttctccctcctcctcaccttttttccctccccaTCCACATTCTTCTCATGCTCCATTAGCGCTCTGCCCCGCACCCATAGACAGGCAGGTGTTCAGCCGCCCAAACGCCACTTTTTCCACTCCCTCTGCCTCCCCAGAGCTTTTGGTTTTCAGATTGgggagtgtgttgttgtttttggttttttttggacactttCCTTTTCTTACAAGCACAAAATCCACCACCTGAGACTGAAGCTGCATCCATACGACTATGTTCTTACCTTACCGTTTATGTTTTACTGCTTTCACAACAAATGTGGCTAAGATCTGTCGCGTCCATGCAGAGACACTCAAAAATGGGAGGACGGAGTTAAAGTTGGTCACCTGGTGCTCTAGGACTAGCGGTAGCCAGATCAATCAGCCCATCTGAATAAACCAATGTAtgctatatatttttttaaataatcggCATTATTAGAAACTTAGTGTACATTTAATTAGGTGGAGGAATTAAACAAAATCGGCTAATAAACTGCGATTGGCCATGGACAGTTTTATATGGGTCGACTTCCATCTACCTTCCTTAAAAGATACAAGGCAGCAATGCGTTTGAACTAAAACTGTG
The nucleotide sequence above comes from Solea senegalensis isolate Sse05_10M linkage group LG3, IFAPA_SoseM_1, whole genome shotgun sequence. Encoded proteins:
- the ppp1r12a gene encoding protein phosphatase 1 regulatory subunit 12A isoform X4 yields the protein MKMADAKQKRNEQLKRWLGSETDQEPPLLKKKKTKVKFDDGAVFLAACSSGDTEEVLRMLERGADINYANVDGLTALHQACIDDNVDMVTFLVEHGASINQPDNEGWIPLHAAASCGYLDIAEYLISQGANVGVVNSEGETPLDIAEEEPMEELLQNEINRQGVDIEAARKEEERIMLRDARQWLNSGQIQDVRHAKSGGTALHVAAAKGYVEVLKLLIQAGYDVNIKDYDGWTPLHAAAHWGKEEACRILVEHLCDMDVMNKMGQTAFDVSDEDVLGYLEELQKKQNLLLSEKKDVKKSPLIETTTTGDNNQSLKPLKSKETLLLEPEKTAPRIETLEPEKVDEEEEGKKDESSCSSEEEEEEDSESETEADKSKPSASVSNSTTPVPASITATSPTIQTNQVPTPTSPVKKVIQPAGKVSTKVEEERKDESPASWRLGLRKTGSYGALAEITATKEAQREKDTTGVMRSASSPRLSSTLDNKDKEKEKDKSTRLAYVTPNVPRRLASTSDIDEKENRDSTALIRSGSYTRRRWDDDLKNNSEGSASTNRTSSYQRSGSFGRRHEDLSSSTTSSSTTTTTSSSVTSPTGHRGLLSSLGSSSTRTGSTSLTSRYWSEESAEREKEKESAAVIPTMNTGSTTTTASTTTTTAISTTTTTAGTVPTSERRRSYLTPVRDEESESQRKARSRQARQSRRSTQGVTLTDLQEAEKTIGRSRPIKTREEEKEEREKQDKEKQQEEKKETETKEDDYRSKYRSFEERYRSLSSSSTSAISPASTASTPSYSSSTLSSSSSSLHRPNSLSGITSSYSRSSRDTEKEADKKEEEKEGEDKSQPRSIRDRRRPREKRRSTGVSFWTQDGDENDPEQQSDSEESSTNREPQSDRLSRNESTSSMDRNDTLFSRSYESRRPYSSRLDRDDTTDYKKLYEQILAENEKLKAQLRDTDLELADLKLQLEKATQRQERYADRSQLEMEKRERRALERKISEMEEELKNLPQVKQVQALRQVKERLQAENRALARVVAKLSQSACSQLPSVDL